A region of Elusimicrobiota bacterium DNA encodes the following proteins:
- a CDS encoding serine/threonine-protein phosphatase — MAAAVTIANEVIFRAAAERPERHGMGTTLVAALMDGSRLSVVHVGDSRFYLFRGGRIVSVTRDHSFVAEQVARGLLTPAEAETSEAGNILTRALGVAASVEVDAMEPSLRNGDVALLCSDGLSKMVEDAAIVASLRDSKEPFQMCHNLVQLALERGGRDNVTVAAGRVRRERLWERATRLWRRSVSGR; from the coding sequence TTGGCGGCGGCGGTCACCATCGCCAATGAGGTCATTTTTCGGGCCGCCGCGGAACGGCCGGAACGCCATGGGATGGGGACCACCCTCGTGGCCGCGCTCATGGACGGTTCCCGCCTTTCGGTCGTCCATGTGGGGGACAGCCGGTTTTATTTGTTTCGGGGGGGGCGGATCGTTTCGGTCACGCGGGATCATTCCTTTGTCGCCGAGCAGGTCGCGCGGGGCCTTTTGACTCCCGCCGAGGCCGAGACCTCCGAGGCGGGAAACATCCTCACCCGCGCCTTGGGGGTGGCCGCCTCCGTGGAAGTGGACGCCATGGAACCTTCGCTCCGGAACGGGGACGTGGCGCTTTTGTGCTCGGATGGGCTTTCGAAAATGGTGGAGGACGCGGCCATTGTCGCCTCTCTCCGGGATTCAAAGGAGCCGTTTCAAATGTGCCATAATCTCGTTCAGCTGGCCCTGGAACGGGGCGGGCGGGACAATGTGACCGTGGCGGCCGGGAGAGTCCGCCGGGAAAGGCTGTGGGAACGAGCGACCCGACTCTGGCGCCGCTCGGTTTCCGGCCGATGA
- a CDS encoding bifunctional oligoribonuclease/PAP phosphatase NrnA gives MVPLPSLSAETRRAVKRIVEVLRKNTTFFLTGHERPDGDTVGSELALASFLKKIGKRVVVANREAVPDYCLFLPGARSIRAAERISGRFDVAVVFECSGPDRMGRIIDLDRQAGIVLNIDHHVHHGLFGHINLIDPGASSNSEQLCQVFAQAGHALSKAEATALYVGLVTDTGRFQQENTRAQSHWIAGHLLDAGVDVADVYRHVYGTRSVPALRLMSRALGGLRQAADGRVTLLRLTRKDFTETGAQEDDTEDIVNQGLLPSTSLVSIFLRELENGRGVKASLRGKGRVDLCRLAVSFGGGGHKNASGVTLPGTLDEVEKRLFRALLPELPK, from the coding sequence ATGGTCCCTCTTCCCTCCCTTTCCGCGGAAACTCGGCGCGCCGTTAAACGGATCGTTGAGGTTCTGCGAAAGAACACGACCTTTTTTCTCACCGGCCACGAGCGCCCGGACGGGGACACCGTGGGCTCCGAGCTGGCGCTGGCCAGTTTTCTGAAGAAAATCGGAAAGCGCGTGGTGGTCGCCAACCGGGAAGCCGTGCCGGATTATTGTTTGTTTCTTCCGGGCGCCCGTTCCATTCGCGCCGCGGAGCGCATTTCCGGCCGTTTCGACGTCGCGGTGGTGTTTGAGTGTTCCGGACCGGACCGGATGGGTCGGATCATCGACCTGGATCGGCAAGCGGGGATCGTGCTCAATATCGACCACCATGTCCACCACGGGCTTTTTGGGCACATTAACTTAATCGACCCGGGCGCCTCTTCCAATTCCGAACAGCTCTGCCAGGTCTTCGCCCAGGCGGGGCACGCGCTTTCCAAGGCGGAGGCCACCGCTCTCTACGTTGGTCTCGTGACCGACACCGGCCGGTTTCAACAAGAGAACACGCGGGCCCAAAGCCATTGGATCGCCGGACATCTTTTGGACGCGGGGGTCGACGTGGCGGACGTTTACCGGCACGTGTATGGGACGCGTTCGGTCCCGGCCCTTCGATTGATGTCCCGGGCCTTGGGCGGACTGCGCCAAGCCGCGGACGGTCGGGTGACCCTCCTTCGATTGACGCGGAAGGATTTCACCGAAACCGGCGCCCAGGAAGATGATACTGAAGATATCGTGAACCAGGGTCTCCTGCCCTCCACGTCGCTGGTGTCCATTTTTCTTCGCGAACTGGAAAACGGCCGCGGGGTCAAGGCCAGCCTGCGCGGGAAAGGACGCGTGGACCTCTGCCGCTTGGCCGTTTCCTTCGGCGGCGGCGGGCATAAAAACGCGTCGGGGGTTACCCTGCCCGGGACCTTGGACGAAGTGGAAAAACGCCTTTTCCGGGCGCTTCTCCCGGAACTCCCCAAATAA
- a CDS encoding CHASE2 domain-containing protein produces the protein MKRLGGWDALIGLVFTGLFFVLAALSLPFTESFEHKLYDLRLRALAHSPPSEDICLVAIDAPSIEAVGRWPWPRSVFADLLGRIAAGEPRALGCAVIFSEPDENQGLVALRELREEYQSLLEGEDEALRPLWRRLRKDKRYKKDVEDPPLGDLRGFAQTMEEAAKALDSDARLKETLSQTRRVLLAFYFRSLGGPGGEEPPEVVERMKNAGLLQGQVVENGGGALPEGAMPLLPLAEFGSLAEGLGHTTVIQDSDGAVRADAPVMKFRGQYVPSLALQMARVAMNLKNKDIQVRPGVEILLGQRRIPLDSNSRMLIKFAGGFDSIKKESAVDILREKGGLPSRVFKDKLVLVGITDTALGSSFVTPVDPAYQFNGIVLSALRNIWEGDFLSRPSWAPRAEYGWLALIGLFVTFVLPRLKGKAGLAVSLVLFLGTGGAGVYLFAAKSWWIKLFYPLALLFITYVVITVRRFFFTETRRDLVEAQSIETQKSLGLSYQSQGLLDMAFEKLQKCPVDEDMKKVLYNLALDFERKRQFGKAGAVYDHIGQVDAGFKDIGARSKAAKQASEAGGLAGGLGGKGGGTVVFGAGAAKPTLGRYEIEKELGRGAMGVVYLGRDPKINRQVAVKTLRFDDDNDAESAKAIRERFFREAESAGTLNHPNIIRIFDAGEDGDISFIAMELLDGEDLKKYVEKANLLPVPQVVDYVAQIADALDYAHAHGVFHRDIKPANVMRLKDGTLRVTDFGIARIAASSKTATGTVLGTPSYMSPEQLSGKKVNGRSDLFSLGVMLYEMLTGEKPFEGDSIATLLFRIANETHPDPRLKRPDRITPALKAVIDRAMEKDPDLRYQRGGEMLRDLRAALQKPEEPPPASHPPKPRVSESTLSLSVGPEKVADPTSATVPDGKDAGPSAGRTAL, from the coding sequence TTGAAACGACTCGGGGGTTGGGACGCCCTCATCGGGCTTGTTTTCACCGGACTCTTCTTTGTCCTGGCCGCGCTTTCTCTCCCCTTTACGGAATCCTTCGAACACAAACTCTATGACCTTCGTCTCCGCGCCCTCGCCCATTCCCCTCCCAGCGAAGACATTTGTTTGGTGGCCATCGACGCCCCGTCCATTGAAGCGGTCGGGCGTTGGCCCTGGCCCCGTAGCGTCTTTGCCGACCTCTTGGGCCGCATTGCGGCGGGCGAACCCAGGGCCCTGGGGTGCGCGGTTATATTTTCCGAACCCGATGAAAACCAGGGGCTGGTCGCGCTCCGGGAACTCCGGGAGGAATACCAGTCCTTGCTGGAAGGGGAAGACGAGGCCCTCCGTCCGCTCTGGCGCCGGTTGCGTAAAGACAAGCGGTATAAAAAGGATGTGGAGGATCCTCCGTTGGGCGACCTTCGCGGTTTCGCCCAGACCATGGAGGAAGCCGCCAAGGCATTGGACAGCGATGCCCGATTAAAGGAAACGCTCTCCCAGACCCGCCGGGTTCTGTTGGCGTTTTACTTTCGTTCCTTGGGGGGGCCGGGAGGCGAGGAGCCTCCCGAGGTGGTGGAACGGATGAAAAACGCGGGCCTGCTTCAAGGACAAGTTGTGGAAAATGGCGGCGGGGCCCTGCCGGAAGGAGCCATGCCGCTTTTGCCCCTGGCCGAATTCGGATCGCTGGCGGAAGGCTTGGGACATACCACCGTGATTCAGGATTCGGACGGGGCGGTCCGCGCGGATGCACCCGTGATGAAATTCCGAGGACAGTATGTGCCCTCCCTGGCGCTTCAGATGGCCCGGGTGGCGATGAACCTCAAAAACAAAGACATCCAAGTTCGGCCGGGAGTCGAGATTCTTCTGGGACAACGCCGCATTCCCCTGGATTCGAATTCTCGAATGTTGATCAAATTCGCGGGCGGGTTCGACTCCATCAAGAAAGAGTCGGCCGTCGACATTCTTCGGGAGAAGGGCGGGCTCCCGTCCCGGGTTTTCAAAGACAAACTCGTTTTGGTGGGCATCACGGATACCGCCTTGGGCAGTTCTTTCGTGACTCCGGTGGATCCCGCTTACCAGTTCAACGGGATCGTTCTGTCCGCGCTCCGCAATATTTGGGAAGGGGATTTTCTGTCGCGCCCGTCCTGGGCCCCTCGCGCGGAATATGGGTGGCTGGCTCTCATCGGTTTGTTCGTGACGTTCGTTCTTCCGCGCTTGAAGGGAAAGGCGGGTTTGGCCGTTTCCCTGGTTCTCTTTCTGGGGACGGGTGGTGCCGGGGTCTACCTGTTCGCCGCCAAGAGTTGGTGGATCAAACTGTTCTATCCTCTGGCTCTTTTGTTCATCACTTACGTTGTGATCACGGTCCGGCGGTTTTTCTTTACGGAAACGCGGCGGGACTTGGTGGAGGCCCAAAGCATCGAAACGCAAAAAAGCCTCGGTCTGTCGTACCAATCCCAGGGTCTGCTCGACATGGCGTTTGAAAAATTGCAGAAGTGCCCGGTGGACGAGGACATGAAGAAGGTTCTCTACAACCTGGCCTTGGATTTCGAACGCAAACGCCAGTTCGGCAAAGCGGGAGCCGTTTACGATCACATCGGCCAGGTCGATGCGGGGTTTAAAGACATCGGGGCACGCTCCAAGGCCGCCAAGCAAGCCAGCGAAGCGGGCGGGTTGGCCGGCGGATTGGGCGGGAAGGGGGGCGGCACCGTGGTCTTCGGCGCCGGCGCCGCCAAGCCCACCCTGGGTCGATACGAAATCGAAAAAGAACTGGGCCGGGGCGCCATGGGCGTTGTTTACCTCGGGCGGGACCCCAAGATCAACCGCCAGGTCGCGGTCAAGACCCTTCGGTTCGACGATGACAATGACGCCGAATCGGCGAAGGCGATCCGCGAGCGATTTTTCCGGGAGGCCGAGTCCGCGGGGACCCTGAACCACCCGAACATCATCCGCATCTTCGACGCGGGGGAAGACGGCGACATTTCCTTCATCGCCATGGAACTCTTGGATGGAGAAGACTTGAAAAAATACGTGGAAAAAGCCAACCTCCTTCCCGTTCCCCAGGTGGTGGACTATGTGGCCCAGATCGCCGACGCGTTGGATTATGCCCACGCTCACGGTGTCTTTCACCGCGACATCAAGCCGGCCAACGTGATGCGGCTGAAGGACGGGACGCTCCGGGTGACGGATTTCGGCATCGCGCGCATCGCGGCGTCTTCCAAGACGGCCACGGGCACCGTTCTCGGGACCCCCAGCTACATGTCGCCGGAGCAGTTGTCGGGGAAAAAAGTGAACGGTCGGTCGGACCTTTTTTCTCTGGGGGTGATGCTCTACGAGATGTTGACCGGCGAAAAACCTTTTGAGGGCGACAGCATCGCCACCCTGCTTTTCAGGATCGCCAACGAAACCCATCCCGATCCTCGCTTAAAGAGGCCGGACCGGATCACCCCCGCGCTCAAGGCCGTGATCGACCGGGCTATGGAGAAGGACCCCGATTTGCGGTATCAGCGCGGGGGGGAAATGTTGCGGGATCTTCGCGCCGCGCTTCAGAAACCGGAGGAACCTCCTCCGGCCAGCCACCCGCCGAAACCGCGGGTTTCGGAGTCGACCCTGTCACTCTCGGTCGGGCCCGAAAAAGTCGCTGATCCTACGTCGGCGACGGTGCCCGACGGGAAAGACGCCGGGCCCTCGGCGGGAAGGACCGCGCTATGA
- a CDS encoding FHA domain-containing protein — protein MIKILLKFNGALVKEQSVLTEEVTIGRKPENDLVIDNPAVSGRHCRIFKDPEGYYIEDLNSTNGTFLRGHKVSRSPLHHQDEVAIAKHTVIFFNDEEAVSPASAEPPAPVSSDSTVIIAAPPPAVVGPKAAERVAFLRVLPGDSLKPIPLTQLTTYIGRSAQAHVKLKGLFAPDLAACMAKKADGHHLTALKDKYVKLNGDSLMDNTPVPLKEGDLIDVGSLKLLYFLQEVGAPT, from the coding sequence ATGATTAAAATCCTATTAAAATTCAACGGTGCCCTGGTCAAGGAGCAGTCGGTCTTGACGGAGGAGGTCACGATCGGTCGAAAACCGGAAAACGATCTCGTTATCGACAATCCGGCGGTGTCGGGTCGGCATTGCCGGATCTTTAAGGATCCGGAGGGCTATTACATTGAGGATTTGAACAGCACCAACGGCACCTTTTTACGGGGGCACAAGGTCTCCCGATCCCCGCTCCACCATCAAGACGAGGTGGCCATCGCCAAACACACGGTCATTTTTTTCAACGATGAGGAAGCCGTGTCCCCGGCTTCGGCGGAACCGCCGGCGCCGGTGTCGTCGGACTCCACGGTGATTATCGCGGCGCCGCCCCCGGCGGTGGTCGGACCGAAGGCCGCGGAACGCGTGGCGTTTCTTAGGGTTCTGCCGGGTGATTCGCTGAAACCCATCCCCCTCACCCAGCTGACCACTTACATCGGCCGATCGGCCCAGGCTCATGTGAAATTGAAGGGATTGTTCGCCCCTGATTTGGCGGCCTGCATGGCCAAAAAAGCGGACGGCCATCATTTGACGGCCCTCAAGGATAAATATGTCAAGCTGAATGGGGATTCCTTGATGGATAACACCCCGGTCCCCTTGAAAGAGGGCGACTTAATAGATGTCGGGAGCCTGAAACTACTGTATTTCCTTCAAGAGGTCGGCGCCCCCACCTAA
- a CDS encoding ribosome-binding factor A has protein sequence MISRRIQRVNELLLQSIAGYVLENQPPETGLLTFTAVEATDDLMEAKVFYSVMGTPEERARAAESLDRMRWELTRSMRRLESLKRIPHFHFVFDDTPSRAARVHDLIEEIHLNPDGSPRPPSV, from the coding sequence ATGATTTCCCGGCGTATCCAACGCGTTAATGAACTTTTGCTCCAGTCCATCGCGGGGTATGTTCTGGAGAACCAACCGCCTGAAACGGGCCTTCTGACGTTCACGGCGGTGGAGGCTACCGACGACCTCATGGAAGCGAAGGTTTTTTACTCGGTGATGGGCACGCCTGAAGAACGGGCCCGCGCCGCCGAATCTTTGGATCGCATGCGGTGGGAACTGACCCGCTCCATGCGCCGCTTGGAAAGCCTGAAACGCATTCCCCATTTCCATTTTGTGTTTGACGACACCCCCTCCCGGGCCGCCCGGGTGCACGACTTGATCGAAGAAATCCATCTGAACCCGGATGGTTCGCCCCGCCCTCCGTCGGTTTAA
- the infB gene encoding translation initiation factor IF-2 — protein sequence MTEPKKKPSKSPAKSPAKKPAAAKPVKEGVEEKKAKGSAAPKAKKAPKKEGGETLKPRAKKKAEKTEGPSDSVGVGSDLAVSARPAPAVPAVDLPATVKPISAPRGGAASSPPVNSPAGAVELGRPLPPPPAVKPPPPPVPAVPRGKISITETTTVKELAEKMRVTIPDVLKKLLGLGVIANLNQRLDVDTATLAADAFHFDVELKSLYADEAISPAEETGPQVTRPPVVTVMGHVDHGKTSLLDAIRSARVAEKEAGGITQHIGAYQVKTEKGVVTFLDTPGHEAFTAMRGRGAQATDIVVLVVAADDGVMPQTVEALDHAKAAGVPIVVAINKCDLPTANVQRIKQELGALGLLAEDWGGKTVMVEVSARQKTNIDKLLEMIVIEAELLELKANPDRPAQGVVVEARLDSRRGPVATVLIQKGTLRVGDSFVCGLNAGKIRALVDDHGERVKEAAPAFPVEILGLSGTPMAGDKLVVVATEREAREIAERRQVIADTQARRVRHHLTLEEFHDQAEAGKVKSLPIVLKADVQGSLEAVKDSLLKLGNPSISVRVIHAGVGGINNSDVVLAAASDAIILGFNVRPDPSSESMAHREGVEIKTYRIIYEMVNDVKAALEGLLDPEEKEVTQGWAEVRKVFVAPKVGLVAGCMVTDGKASRTAKARLIRNGAIVFEGAIGSLRRFKDDVRDVEKGFECGLSLANYKELKTGDRVEFYVIEKTARKLA from the coding sequence ATGACTGAACCCAAGAAAAAACCGTCCAAATCTCCCGCCAAATCTCCCGCCAAGAAACCCGCCGCCGCAAAGCCGGTCAAGGAGGGTGTGGAGGAGAAAAAGGCGAAGGGGTCCGCCGCTCCGAAAGCAAAAAAGGCTCCGAAGAAGGAAGGGGGCGAAACGCTGAAGCCCCGGGCCAAAAAGAAGGCCGAAAAAACCGAGGGTCCCTCGGACTCCGTCGGGGTGGGGTCGGATTTGGCCGTTTCGGCGAGGCCGGCTCCGGCGGTTCCCGCCGTGGATTTACCCGCGACGGTTAAACCCATTTCCGCTCCCCGGGGGGGCGCCGCCTCGTCGCCCCCCGTCAATTCTCCTGCGGGGGCGGTGGAACTGGGTCGGCCCCTTCCGCCTCCGCCCGCGGTCAAACCTCCTCCGCCCCCCGTGCCCGCCGTCCCGCGGGGAAAAATCAGCATCACTGAAACGACGACGGTGAAAGAGTTGGCGGAAAAGATGCGCGTCACCATTCCCGACGTTTTGAAGAAACTGCTGGGGCTGGGCGTCATCGCCAATCTGAACCAACGGTTGGACGTGGACACCGCGACGCTGGCGGCGGACGCTTTCCATTTCGATGTGGAACTGAAATCCCTTTACGCGGACGAAGCGATCTCCCCGGCCGAGGAAACCGGACCCCAGGTGACCCGCCCCCCGGTGGTGACCGTCATGGGCCACGTGGATCACGGAAAGACCTCTCTTTTGGACGCCATCCGGTCCGCCCGCGTGGCGGAAAAAGAAGCGGGCGGGATTACCCAGCACATCGGGGCGTATCAAGTAAAAACCGAAAAAGGGGTCGTGACCTTTTTGGACACGCCCGGTCACGAAGCGTTCACCGCCATGCGCGGGCGCGGCGCCCAGGCCACGGACATCGTCGTGCTCGTGGTGGCCGCCGACGACGGCGTGATGCCGCAAACTGTCGAGGCTCTGGACCACGCCAAGGCGGCGGGGGTGCCCATCGTGGTCGCGATCAACAAATGCGACCTTCCCACGGCCAACGTTCAACGGATCAAGCAAGAGTTGGGCGCCTTGGGTCTGCTCGCCGAGGATTGGGGGGGAAAGACCGTCATGGTGGAGGTCTCCGCCCGCCAAAAAACCAACATCGACAAACTTTTGGAAATGATTGTGATCGAAGCGGAACTCTTGGAGCTGAAGGCCAACCCGGACCGCCCCGCCCAAGGCGTTGTGGTGGAGGCCCGGTTGGATTCCCGGCGAGGCCCCGTAGCGACGGTGCTCATTCAAAAAGGGACGTTGCGGGTGGGGGATTCCTTCGTTTGCGGGCTGAACGCCGGTAAAATTCGGGCGTTGGTGGACGATCACGGCGAGCGGGTGAAAGAGGCCGCCCCGGCATTTCCCGTGGAGATTTTGGGTCTCTCGGGCACGCCGATGGCCGGGGACAAGCTGGTGGTGGTGGCCACGGAGCGGGAAGCCCGGGAAATCGCCGAGCGGCGACAGGTCATTGCCGACACCCAGGCGCGTCGGGTGAGGCACCACTTGACGCTCGAAGAATTTCACGATCAAGCCGAGGCCGGGAAGGTGAAGTCCCTGCCCATCGTCTTGAAGGCCGACGTTCAGGGCTCCCTGGAAGCTGTGAAGGATTCTCTTTTGAAACTCGGCAACCCTTCGATTTCGGTACGGGTCATCCACGCCGGGGTGGGGGGAATCAATAATTCCGACGTGGTGTTGGCCGCCGCCTCGGACGCGATCATTTTGGGTTTCAACGTTCGACCCGATCCTTCGTCGGAATCCATGGCCCATCGGGAAGGCGTGGAAATTAAAACCTATCGCATCATCTACGAGATGGTAAACGACGTGAAGGCGGCGCTGGAAGGCCTTTTAGATCCGGAAGAAAAGGAAGTGACCCAGGGCTGGGCCGAGGTGCGGAAGGTGTTCGTCGCTCCCAAGGTCGGTTTGGTGGCCGGGTGCATGGTGACGGACGGCAAGGCTTCCCGCACCGCCAAAGCGCGTTTGATCCGAAACGGGGCCATCGTTTTTGAAGGGGCCATCGGGAGCCTCCGTCGGTTCAAGGACGACGTGCGGGACGTGGAAAAAGGGTTTGAGTGCGGTCTCTCCCTGGCCAACTACAAAGAGCTGAAAACCGGCGACCGGGTGGAGTTCTACGTCATTGAAAAAACGGCCCGCAAGCTCGCCTAA
- the nusA gene encoding transcription termination/antitermination protein NusA, giving the protein MSKSELISALEQIEKDQGIPKEEILHMVEQALVSAYRKHAGQLVNVVATIDGVSGQIQAYVVKAIVETVANPVVEITAADAARVRNGSVEGAELRIPVDAQEFARIAAQTAKQVLVQKVRENQREVLFTEYKPKEGTMINGTVLRFLSRNIVVDLGRGSEAIMPMREQVRREHWAVADRIRALILKVERSQRGPEIILSRSHPDFVKRLFEQEVPEIYEKIVEVVNVVREPGFRSKVVVRSNNPKVDPVGACVGVKGSRVRPIINELQGERIDLVAYSPDTTTFIGNSMSPVKPLSVRVLSHEDKRAEVLVSDDQLSLAIGKSGQNVRLANKLTGWSLDVRSEGQKREAAQASAQATVDELSIGRRRSENGRDFTEGGVGRCGSFVHREPR; this is encoded by the coding sequence GTGAGCAAGAGCGAACTGATTTCCGCGTTGGAACAAATTGAGAAAGACCAAGGCATCCCCAAGGAGGAAATTCTCCATATGGTGGAACAGGCCCTGGTTTCCGCCTATCGAAAACACGCCGGGCAGTTGGTCAACGTCGTGGCGACCATCGACGGCGTTTCGGGGCAAATCCAAGCCTACGTGGTAAAGGCCATCGTGGAGACCGTCGCGAACCCCGTGGTGGAAATCACCGCCGCGGATGCCGCCCGGGTGCGGAACGGATCGGTGGAAGGGGCGGAGCTTCGGATCCCGGTGGACGCCCAGGAATTCGCGCGGATCGCCGCGCAGACGGCGAAACAGGTGTTGGTGCAGAAGGTGCGGGAAAACCAGCGGGAAGTCCTGTTCACCGAGTACAAGCCGAAAGAAGGAACGATGATCAACGGCACGGTGCTCCGCTTTCTGAGCCGCAATATTGTCGTGGATTTGGGGCGGGGTTCCGAGGCGATCATGCCGATGCGGGAACAAGTTCGGCGGGAACACTGGGCGGTGGCGGACCGAATCCGCGCGCTGATCCTTAAAGTGGAACGGAGCCAACGGGGACCGGAGATCATCCTGTCCCGCTCTCACCCGGATTTCGTGAAGCGACTCTTTGAACAGGAAGTGCCGGAAATTTACGAGAAGATCGTGGAAGTGGTGAACGTCGTGCGCGAACCGGGCTTCCGCTCCAAAGTGGTCGTGCGGAGCAACAACCCCAAGGTGGATCCCGTGGGCGCGTGCGTCGGCGTGAAGGGGTCCCGGGTCCGTCCCATCATTAACGAGTTGCAGGGGGAGAGGATCGACTTGGTGGCCTATTCTCCGGACACGACGACTTTCATCGGCAACTCCATGTCCCCGGTCAAACCCCTCTCGGTGCGGGTTCTAAGCCACGAAGACAAACGCGCCGAGGTTTTGGTGTCGGACGACCAACTCTCCCTGGCGATCGGGAAGTCCGGCCAAAATGTTCGGTTGGCCAACAAGTTGACTGGTTGGAGTTTGGACGTGCGCTCCGAAGGCCAAAAAAGGGAAGCGGCCCAGGCCAGCGCCCAGGCCACCGTGGATGAACTTTCAATTGGAAGGCGTCGGTCCGAAAACGGCCGAGATTTTACAGAAGGGGGGGTGGGGCGATGTGGCTCGTTTGTCCACCGCGAACCCCGATGA
- the truB gene encoding tRNA pseudouridine(55) synthase TruB, whose translation MIPGPVLRRRVISGLFLLDKPKGPTSHDAVLWARRVLNTADVGHCGSLDPMATGLLLLVVGEARSRQNEFMAERKTYNGVIRFGTGTTTDDLDGAPLPKIYARKPADVSRAELEGALGAFRGPIRQEVPTYSAVKWKGKPLYHWARKGVPVERPTKEVVVHGLELLDYTPPDFRFHVDCSKGFYVRSLARDLGETLGGGNPGRPFPRVHRDGSGATPIPGRTEPKSILNCLNAPLSPLKNWGNPREKTSAFLDPSSPSVPRLSGTDGSGVSLNPPWGIHS comes from the coding sequence ATGATCCCTGGACCCGTTCTCCGCCGCCGGGTGATTTCCGGCCTGTTTCTCCTGGATAAACCGAAAGGTCCCACCTCCCACGACGCGGTTCTTTGGGCCCGGCGGGTCCTCAACACGGCTGACGTGGGGCACTGCGGTTCGTTGGATCCCATGGCCACTGGACTTCTTCTGCTGGTGGTGGGAGAAGCCCGTTCCCGACAAAATGAATTTATGGCCGAACGGAAAACCTACAACGGCGTCATCCGGTTCGGCACGGGCACCACCACCGACGATTTGGATGGAGCGCCGCTTCCCAAGATCTACGCGCGAAAGCCCGCGGACGTATCCCGGGCCGAATTGGAAGGCGCCTTGGGCGCTTTTCGGGGACCTATCCGACAGGAAGTGCCCACCTATTCGGCGGTGAAATGGAAAGGGAAACCTCTCTACCATTGGGCCCGCAAAGGGGTCCCGGTCGAGCGTCCGACGAAGGAGGTCGTGGTCCACGGGTTGGAACTCTTGGACTACACGCCGCCGGATTTCCGCTTTCATGTGGACTGCTCCAAAGGATTTTATGTTCGATCGCTCGCCCGGGATCTAGGAGAGACGCTGGGCGGGGGGAACCCTGGCCGCCCTTTCCCGCGAGTCCATCGGGACGGCAGCGGAGCGACGCCTATCCCTGGCAGGACCGAGCCGAAATCGATCCTGAACTGTTTGAACGCTCCTTTATCCCCATTGAAAAACTGGGGGAACCCGCGTGAAAAAACCTCAGCGTTCCTGGACCCTTCCTCCCCGTCCGTCCCTCGCCTGTCAGGGACGGACGGGTCGGGTGTCTCTCTGAATCCACCATGGGGGATTCACTCCTAG
- the ribF gene encoding riboflavin biosynthesis protein RibF has translation MGDSLLARPVILTLGTFDGVHRGHQRLLKLARQRARAVHGDVLAVAFERPPRHHFVPLQSPFLLTTPEEKTDLLLRFGADRVESLPFGARLASLSAGEFLQSFLLKKWHAQELVVGFNFRFGKDRQGDVRFLAREGRRWGLRLRSVGAVRDRSGVVSSGRIRTLILEGKLSDSKALLGHGLPLWGRVVRGRGVGRGIGFATANLSVGGEKIVPSGVFAVKAILPTGVERRGLLNVGFRPTFRGKTRRRSVEVHLLDFSGDLTGRVLQVEIVRKLRDEKKFSSTQVLVRQIRRDESAVRALPSAAWK, from the coding sequence ATGGGGGATTCACTCCTAGCTCGCCCGGTCATTTTGACCCTGGGCACCTTTGATGGGGTCCACCGGGGCCATCAGCGTCTATTGAAATTGGCTCGCCAGCGCGCCCGGGCCGTGCACGGCGACGTTCTGGCGGTGGCTTTTGAGCGGCCTCCGCGGCACCATTTTGTTCCCCTGCAGTCGCCGTTCCTTCTCACGACTCCCGAAGAAAAAACGGACCTGCTTCTTCGTTTTGGGGCCGACCGGGTGGAATCGCTTCCTTTCGGGGCCCGCCTCGCCTCTCTGTCGGCGGGGGAATTTCTTCAATCATTTCTTTTAAAGAAATGGCATGCCCAAGAACTCGTCGTGGGTTTTAATTTTCGGTTTGGGAAGGATCGCCAGGGGGATGTGAGATTTTTAGCGCGGGAAGGCCGCCGGTGGGGGCTCCGCCTCCGTTCCGTGGGCGCGGTCCGGGACCGGAGCGGCGTCGTTTCTTCCGGTCGAATTCGAACGCTGATTCTGGAGGGAAAACTTTCCGATTCCAAAGCATTGCTGGGTCATGGCCTGCCGCTGTGGGGCCGGGTGGTCCGAGGCCGCGGCGTGGGGCGGGGGATCGGGTTCGCCACCGCGAACTTGTCCGTAGGTGGGGAAAAAATCGTTCCCTCGGGCGTTTTCGCCGTGAAGGCGATTTTGCCCACCGGCGTGGAGCGGCGGGGTCTCCTGAACGTGGGATTCCGTCCGACGTTCCGCGGGAAAACTCGCCGGCGATCCGTCGAAGTCCACCTGTTGGATTTTTCCGGCGACCTGACCGGCCGAGTCCTCCAGGTGGAGATCGTCCGAAAACTCCGGGACGAAAAGAAATTTTCTTCCACCCAGGTCCTGGTCCGCCAAATTCGGAGAGATGAATCCGCGGTTCGCGCTTTGCCTTCCGCCGCGTGGAAGTAA